The proteins below are encoded in one region of Ricinus communis isolate WT05 ecotype wild-type chromosome 6, ASM1957865v1, whole genome shotgun sequence:
- the LOC8259276 gene encoding GDSL esterase/lipase, with amino-acid sequence MAISLASFLSVMCLCASVALLNPISCNAQYFFIFGDSIFDPGNAIFIDPANPSPAFFPPYGETFPGHPTGRLSDGRLIPDFIATFLNIPFIPPVLNTDADFSHGASFASAGAGVFNNYDKAMNLEQQYGNFTQFVKNWKEQYGEAEVDKRLKEAVYLMNMGGNDHFTFNTKHPIATFAEMQEYATAVVGNFTIIVKKIYTEFGARKFMFQNVAPVGCLPMNKQENSITGDGCAPNLLTLASLHNDLLDKVMESMKKSSEYPGFTSSIFDFFTQIKDRISRPTDFGFEEGAIACCGTGSNRGEGCGGDGSYEKCEEPSKYVYFDGGHNTEATYLQLALLMWNGTSDAVYPHTMEHLFSYVPIHNVNTKPLFLA; translated from the exons atggCAATCAGTTTAGCTTCTTTCCTATCTGTCATGTGTCTATGTGCTAGTGTCGCCCTTCTCAACCCAATCAGCTGCAATGCTCAGTACTTCTTCATTTTTGGAGACTCAATCTTTGATCCTGGTAACGCTATTTTCATCGACCCTGCCAACCCAAGTCCAGCTTTTTTTCCACCTTATGGCGAAACCTTCCCTGGCCATCCTACAGGAAGATTATCTGATGGTCGTTTAATTCCTGATTTTATTG CTACCTTCCTGAATATACCTTTTATCCCACCAGTTCTAAATACCGATGCAGATTTCAGCCATGGTGCTAGCTTTGCCTCTGCTGGTGCTGGTGTTTTCAATAACTATGATAAAGCG ATGAACCTTGAACAACAGTATGGcaattttacacaatttgtTAAGAACTGGAAAGAACAATACGGTGAAGCCGAAGTCGATAAGAGATTGAAGGAAGCTGTTTACTTGATGAACATGGGCGGTAATGACCATTTTACCTTTAACACAAAACACCCAATTGCCACCTTCGCAGAAATGCAAGAATATGCAACTGCTGTGGTTGGCAACTTCACAATAATCGTCAag AAAATTTATACTGAATTTGGGGCAAGAAAATTCATGTTTCAGAACGTAGCACCTGTTGGTTGCTTACCAATGAACAAACAAGAAAACAGCATCACTGGTGATGGTTGCGCTCCAAACCTCTTAACACTCGCATCACTCCACAATGATCTCCTAGATAAAGTGATGGAGTCAATGAAGAAATCGTCTGAGTATCCAGGATTTACTTCCtcaatttttgattttttcacTCAGATTAAAGATAGAATAAGCCGACCTACGGATTTCG GTTTTGAGGAAGGGGCAATAGCATGTTGTGGCACCGGAAGTAACCGCGGAGAAGGCTGTGGAGGAGATGGATCTTATGAGAAGTGCGAGGAGCCATCTAAATATGTGTATTTCGATGGAGGGCATAACACTGAAGCAACTTATTTGCAATTGGCACTGTTAATGTGGAACGGAACATCTGATGCTGTATATCCTCACACTATGGAACATCTATTTAGCTATGTGCCCATTCATAATGTCAACACTAAACCCTTGTTTTTAGCTTAA
- the LOC8259278 gene encoding phenylacetaldehyde reductase-like isoform X3, with product MSRKGKVVCVTGGSGFIASWLVKLLLQRGYTVKATVSDLCNPRKTDHLCALDGAEERLYLFKANLVDEGAFDPIVEGCEVTCNGRPLTPDVVVDETWYSDPAFCEQNKLWYMLSKTLAEDAAWKFAKEYGIDLVTINPGWVIGPFLQPMPNLTLEIILNRIKGQTFPNENLRFVDVRDIANAHLLAFEKPEASGRYCLVERVAHLSEFLKILCKQYPTMCVPEKCSDDKPFVPKYEVSKEKIKALGLDFTPLEVTARDTIECFKEKGFINI from the exons ATGAgcagaaaaggaaaagtgGTGTGTGTAACAGGAGGATCAGGTTTCATAGCTTCTTGGCTTGTCAAGCTCTTGCTTCAGCGTGGTTACACTGTTAAAGCCACTGTTTCTGATCTAT GTAATCCTAGGAAAACAGATCACTTGTGTGCACTAGATGGAGCCGAAGAAAGACTTTACTTGTTCAAAGCAAATTTAGTTGATGAAGGAGCTTTCGATCCCATAGTTGAGGGATGTGAAG TCACATGCAATGGGAGACCTCTGACTCCTGATGTGGTAGTTGATGAGACTTGGTATTCAGATCCAGCTTTCTGTGAACAAAATAAG CTATGGTACATGCTTTCAAAAACCTTAGCTGAGGATGCTGCATGGAaatttgcaaaagaatatgGAATTGACTTAGTTACAATAAATCCAGGATGGGTGATTGGTCCTTTTTTACAGCCAATGCCTAATCTCACTCTGGAGATTATATTGAACCGCATAAAAG GTCAAACATTTCcaaatgaaaatttaagatttgTTGATGTCAGAGATATTGCAAATGCACATCTTCTAGCTTTTGAAAAACCTGAAGCTAGTGGCAGGTACTGTTTAGTTGAACGAGTTGCACACTTATCTGAGTTCTTGAAGATTTTGTGCAAGCAATACCCCACAATGTGTGTTCCTGAAAA ATGTTCTGATGACAAGCCTTTTGTGCCAAAATATGAAGTATCCAAGGAGAAAATAAAAGCCTTGGGTTTGGATTTCACTCCTTTGGAGGTTACTGCTAGGGACACCATTGAATGCTTTAAAGAGAAAGGCTTTATTAATATCTGA
- the LOC8259277 gene encoding receptor-like protein EIX2 codes for MDCLESDREALDDFRKGLTDSENHLSSWHGRFAGTIPPNLGNMSALRYLNISSANLKLAVDNVEWVSGLTCLKYLALDFVDLSMAGSDWIAALNVLPHLTELHLSFCNLYDSISDLKSVNFSSLAVIDLSFNHISSKFPNWVVNISSIAYVDLGGNKLHGRIPLGLSELPNLQFLDLSSNYLYASSFQLFRGSWKNLEALYLSSNHVHGKLPASIGNMTSLSDLSLSDCKIDGTFPSSIGKLCSLEYLDFFQSNLTGSLPEVLVGADNCFSKSPFPLLQFLMLGDNQLVGKLPNWLGELQNLVILSLHSNLFHGSIPASFGSLKQLTEIYLNQNQLNGTLPDGLGQLSKLSYLDVSSNYLTGTIPTSWGMLSNLSSLDVSFNPIIECLHFNSMQLICLHAMWVLRFQPGFNIKDISLLQGKIPNSFKVGDLGRIDLSFNNFEGPIPIPSGAVQILNLSNNKFSSTITEKIFFPGILFISLAGNQLTGPIPDSIGEMQFIVDSVGKLTCLQTLHLRNNNISGELPLSFQKLSSLETLDVGENRLTGEIPEWIGNDLSHLRILVLRSNAFSGGLPSTITNLSYLLAENHLTGAIPASLDNIKAMTEVKNSNQYLHYVMRENVYYEENILVNTKGETLRFTKTISLLTCIDLSGNRLHGVIPEIITNLAGLVVLNLSSNYLTGQIPSRISELRQLSSFDFSSNMFSGPIPPSMSSLSFLGYLNLSDNNLSGRIPFSGQLSTFQASSFACNPGLCGVPLVVPCPGDYPTTSSSNEDDVNHGYNYSVDYWFYSIIGLGFGVGISVPYFVFVIQRSWGAVYFSIEDNTVDKLLDVINIAVLHFRNYSRSRSEHGAIHVIVHEAIHVIV; via the exons ATGGATTGCCTGGAATCTGATAGAGAAGCTCTAGATGATTTCAGAAAAGGTCTTACGGATTCAGAGAACCATCTTTCGTCTTGGCATGGAA GGTTTGCTGGCACAATTCCTCCAAATTTAGGCAACATGTCTGCTTTGCGGTATCTTAATATTTCTTCTGCCAATTTAAAGTTAGCCGTTGACAATGTTGAATGGGTGAGTGGCCTTACCTGCCTGAAATATTTGGCATTAGATTTTGTTGACCTGTCAATGGCTGGCTCAGACTGGATTGCTGCACTAAATGTGCTTCCACATTTAACTGAGTTGCACTTGTCCTTTTGTAACTTATATGATTCTATTTCAGATCTGAAATCGGTTAATTTCAGTTCACTTGCTGTAATAGACCTAAGCTTTAACCACATCAGCTCCAAGTTTCCAAATTGGGTTGTGAATATCAGTAGCATTGCATATGTTGACCTCGGCGGTAACAAATTGCATGGACGCATTCCGCTTGGTTTAAGTGAGTTACCCAATTTGCAGTTCTTGGATCTCAGTTCCAATTATCTCTATGCAAGTAGCTTTCAACTATTCAGGGGAAGCTGGAAGAATTTGGAAGCTTTATATCTAAGCAGTAATCATGTGCATGGTAAGCTACCTGCCTCCATTGGAAACATGACATCTCTCTCTGACCTATCATTGTCAGATTGTAAGATTGACGGCACATTCCCAAGCTCAATCGGTAAATTATGCAGTCTTGAATACTTGGATTTCTTCCAAAGCAACCTAACTGGAAGTTTACCTGAAGTCCTTGTAGGCGCAGATAACTGCTTTTCCAAAAGTCCTTTTCCACTTCTGCAGTTCTTGATGCTTGGGGACAATCAATTGGTTGGCAAATTGCCAAATTGGTTGGGTGAGCTTCAAAATCTTGTCATACTCAGTTTGCATTCTAACTTGTTTCATGGTTCAATCCCTGCTTCTTTTGGGTCATTAAAACAACTAACCGAAATCTACCTCAATCAGAATCAGCTAAATGGAACCCTCCCAGATGGGTTGGGACAGCTCTCTAAATTGTCATACCTAGATGTCTCCTCCAATTATTTGACTGGAACTATCCCTACTAGTTGGGGAATGTTGTCCAATTTGTCGTCTCTAGATGTCTCTTTCAACC CTATAATTGAGTGCCTCCATTTCAACTCGATGCAGTTGATTTGTCTTCATGCTATGTGGGTCCTTCGATTCCAACCTGGCTTCAATATCAAAGATATATCTCTG TTACAGGGAAAAATaccaaattcatttaaagtaGGAGATCTCGGACGTATTGATTTGAGCTTCAACAACTTTGAAGGACCCATTCCTATTCCAAGCGGTGCAGTTCAAATACTAAATCTTTCCAATAACAAATTTTCCAGTACTATCACAGAGAAGATCTTCTTTCCTggcattttatttatttctcttgCGGGCAACCAACTTACTGGTCCAATCCCAGACTCTATTGGAGAAATGCAGTTTATTGTTG ATTCTGTAGGTAAGCTGACTTGCCTTCAAACACTACACTTGAGGAACAACAATATTTCTGGGGAGTTACCATTAAGCTTTCAAAAATTGTCGAGTTTGGAAACTCTAGATGTTGGAGAGAACAGATTGACTGGCGAAATTCCAGAGTGGATTGGAAATGACCTCTCACATCTTAGAATACTTGTTTTGAGGTCTAATGCATTTTCAGGAGGACTCCCATCTACCATTACAAATTTGAGTTATTTGCTTGCAGAAAATCATCTGACTGGAGCCATTCCTGCAAGCTTGGATAATATTAAAGCCATGACTGAAGTGAAAAACAGCAATCAGTATTTGCATTATGTGATGAGAGAAAATGTCTATTACGAAGAAAACATACTTGTGAATACAAAGGGGGAAACTCTAAGATTTACAAAAACTATTTCCCTCCTAACTTGCATTGACCTTTCTGGGAATCGTTTACATGGCGTAATTCCcgaaataataacaaacttGGCCGGATTAGTGGTTTTAAACTTGTCAAGCAACTACCTTACCGGCCAGATACCTTCGAGAATTTCGGAATTACGTCAGCTGTCATCCTTTGATTTCTCAAGCAATATGTTTTCAGGTCCAATTCCTCCAAGCATGTCTTCACTGTCATTTCTGGGGTACTTAAACTTATCAGACAACAATTTATCAGGTAGAATCCCTTTTTCGGGGCAGCTGTCAACTTTTCAGGCATCATCTTTCGCTTGTAATCCTGGTCTTTGTGGAGTTCCTCTTGTTGTTCCTTGTCCAGGTGATTATCCAACTACCTCATCAAGTAATGAGGATGATGTTAACCATGGCTACAACTACAGTGTCGACTACTGGTTTTACTCGATCATTGGGTTGGGATTTGGGGTCGGTATATCAGTTCCTtactttgtttttgttatCCAAAGATCGTGGGGTGCTGTCTATTTTTCCATAGAGGACAATACAGTTGACAAACTATTAGATGTAATCAACATAGCTGTGTTGCATTTCAGGAATTATAGTCGCTCAAG GAGTGAACATGGGGCGATACATGTTATTGTTCATGAGGCGATACATGTTATTGTTTAG
- the LOC8259278 gene encoding phenylacetaldehyde reductase-like isoform X2, with product MHQFCRSSNPRKTDHLCALDGAEERLYLFKANLVDEGAFDPIVEGCEGVFHVASPLSLSANDPQILLEPAIKGTLNVLNSCSKLPSIKRVIVTSSMAAVTCNGRPLTPDVVVDETWYSDPAFCEQNKLWYMLSKTLAEDAAWKFAKEYGIDLVTINPGWVIGPFLQPMPNLTLEIILNRIKGQTFPNENLRFVDVRDIANAHLLAFEKPEASGRYCLVERVAHLSEFLKILCKQYPTMCVPEKCSDDKPFVPKYEVSKEKIKALGLDFTPLEVTARDTIECFKEKGFINI from the exons ATGCACCAGTTTTGCAGATCAA GTAATCCTAGGAAAACAGATCACTTGTGTGCACTAGATGGAGCCGAAGAAAGACTTTACTTGTTCAAAGCAAATTTAGTTGATGAAGGAGCTTTCGATCCCATAGTTGAGGGATGTGAAGGTGTATTTCATGTAGCTTCTCCTTTATCTCTTTCAGCAAATGACCCACAG ATATTGCTTGAGCCTGCAATTAAGGGAACGTTGAATGTTCTCAATTCCTGTTCAAAACTGCCTTCTATCAAGAGAGTAATTGTAACATCTTCGATGGCAGCAGTCACATGCAATGGGAGACCTCTGACTCCTGATGTGGTAGTTGATGAGACTTGGTATTCAGATCCAGCTTTCTGTGAACAAAATAAG CTATGGTACATGCTTTCAAAAACCTTAGCTGAGGATGCTGCATGGAaatttgcaaaagaatatgGAATTGACTTAGTTACAATAAATCCAGGATGGGTGATTGGTCCTTTTTTACAGCCAATGCCTAATCTCACTCTGGAGATTATATTGAACCGCATAAAAG GTCAAACATTTCcaaatgaaaatttaagatttgTTGATGTCAGAGATATTGCAAATGCACATCTTCTAGCTTTTGAAAAACCTGAAGCTAGTGGCAGGTACTGTTTAGTTGAACGAGTTGCACACTTATCTGAGTTCTTGAAGATTTTGTGCAAGCAATACCCCACAATGTGTGTTCCTGAAAA ATGTTCTGATGACAAGCCTTTTGTGCCAAAATATGAAGTATCCAAGGAGAAAATAAAAGCCTTGGGTTTGGATTTCACTCCTTTGGAGGTTACTGCTAGGGACACCATTGAATGCTTTAAAGAGAAAGGCTTTATTAATATCTGA
- the LOC8259278 gene encoding phenylacetaldehyde reductase-like isoform X1 codes for MSRKGKVVCVTGGSGFIASWLVKLLLQRGYTVKATVSDLCNPRKTDHLCALDGAEERLYLFKANLVDEGAFDPIVEGCEGVFHVASPLSLSANDPQILLEPAIKGTLNVLNSCSKLPSIKRVIVTSSMAAVTCNGRPLTPDVVVDETWYSDPAFCEQNKLWYMLSKTLAEDAAWKFAKEYGIDLVTINPGWVIGPFLQPMPNLTLEIILNRIKGQTFPNENLRFVDVRDIANAHLLAFEKPEASGRYCLVERVAHLSEFLKILCKQYPTMCVPEKCSDDKPFVPKYEVSKEKIKALGLDFTPLEVTARDTIECFKEKGFINI; via the exons ATGAgcagaaaaggaaaagtgGTGTGTGTAACAGGAGGATCAGGTTTCATAGCTTCTTGGCTTGTCAAGCTCTTGCTTCAGCGTGGTTACACTGTTAAAGCCACTGTTTCTGATCTAT GTAATCCTAGGAAAACAGATCACTTGTGTGCACTAGATGGAGCCGAAGAAAGACTTTACTTGTTCAAAGCAAATTTAGTTGATGAAGGAGCTTTCGATCCCATAGTTGAGGGATGTGAAGGTGTATTTCATGTAGCTTCTCCTTTATCTCTTTCAGCAAATGACCCACAG ATATTGCTTGAGCCTGCAATTAAGGGAACGTTGAATGTTCTCAATTCCTGTTCAAAACTGCCTTCTATCAAGAGAGTAATTGTAACATCTTCGATGGCAGCAGTCACATGCAATGGGAGACCTCTGACTCCTGATGTGGTAGTTGATGAGACTTGGTATTCAGATCCAGCTTTCTGTGAACAAAATAAG CTATGGTACATGCTTTCAAAAACCTTAGCTGAGGATGCTGCATGGAaatttgcaaaagaatatgGAATTGACTTAGTTACAATAAATCCAGGATGGGTGATTGGTCCTTTTTTACAGCCAATGCCTAATCTCACTCTGGAGATTATATTGAACCGCATAAAAG GTCAAACATTTCcaaatgaaaatttaagatttgTTGATGTCAGAGATATTGCAAATGCACATCTTCTAGCTTTTGAAAAACCTGAAGCTAGTGGCAGGTACTGTTTAGTTGAACGAGTTGCACACTTATCTGAGTTCTTGAAGATTTTGTGCAAGCAATACCCCACAATGTGTGTTCCTGAAAA ATGTTCTGATGACAAGCCTTTTGTGCCAAAATATGAAGTATCCAAGGAGAAAATAAAAGCCTTGGGTTTGGATTTCACTCCTTTGGAGGTTACTGCTAGGGACACCATTGAATGCTTTAAAGAGAAAGGCTTTATTAATATCTGA